Sequence from the Maribellus comscasis genome:
GGAATCTTTTGCGCACTGGCCGAGTAATCAATAGAGTAGGGGAAAGGTGGAGTTGGTTTTCCTGATTTGGAAATATGTCCGCAAACCTGATCGCCACCGTTGTAGTAGGGCAACGACACAAACAATCCGTATTGTCGTTTCCCCCCTTCAGCATATTCATTCCACATTCCTCCTACAAATCCGGTTTGCTCGCCGGTCCATTTTACCCAGGCAATTACTGTTACCCCTCGGTTTTTACCATAAATATTTAAAGCTTTTGTTTTTGAATGGGACAGACTTAAAAAATGGTTTCCGTCAAGTTCTATGGCGTAGCCGGAAACCGGCCCCTCGTTTACTCGCCTTATTTTGCCGTTTTTTTCTTTTAAAGGAAATTTACCTTTCCCAACGGCTTTTTTCGCTCTCCCCGGTTTTTCATCAAATTGCCACAGGGCCGTGAACCCTTTTGTTGATTTAATATTGTCAATCAATTTTTTGTTTTGTCCCGCGGTCTCCAAGTTGAAAAGGAAGGAGACGAAAATTATTATTCCAAGCTGATAGAAGACGCTGTTGAAGTTAGCCACGATATAAAGATTATTATTTTTTGACACTTATTATCCCACCATTTATCGTTCGGTGTGAACAGTGGTAAAGATAAGTTTTCCGCAGAAAACTTAGGGAATTAATGTTGTTTGAGCTTTGGCTTAATTAAAACACATTTTGGTAAAACGATATATTACGCTATGTGTGCAAGAATACGATTTTAGATCTTGTTGTAAAAAAAGTAGCATAGTTCTTTCATTTTTCCTTTGATGAAGAGCCAAAACGAAACTTTATCAAAATGCGTCGGTATGAATTGTACAAGTTACAGGCTTGTGATCCGAAGCTGTGGGGAAGTCTTTATAAATCGGATTTCCGCTATTTGTATTAAAGTTGATTTTGGCGCCACTCACCCAATGGTTTATCCGGCTGTACAAAATGTGGTCAATCCACGAATTAATATATGAATAATTAAAAATCGGATCTGCAAAACTTACAGTGTACAATGATGAAAAATCGAGGTCATTTTTTTTCTTGTCATCAAGCGTATCAAAAATAGCATTACCCAGGCACAATTCAGGTTGCCATATGGAGCCCATCAGGCGTTCAATTCCACTTGCATTTATTTTCATTTCACTGGCATCGAAACCTGGTCCGTCGTTGATGTCGCCACAAACAATCAAAGGAATATTTTTGGTGTTATCGTTGCTTAAATAGTCATTTAAAAAATTTGTGCGAAGCTGGTGGCACTGGGCAACTATCTTTTTCCTGTTGCCATCGGCTTTGGCCCACCATTTCGACCATTCCAGGGCATCAAAAATTCCTTTGCTTTTCAAATGCAGACCGATGATTCTGAATTTTTTTCCGTCAGACAAATTTATTGATGCATACAATGGTTTTCGTTCAAATTTATGCACTTCTTCAATACCGTCGCCATCGGTGTCCATCGTAAATTCATTGGTGGCTTTTTTTAAGGTTTCCGCTTCTGCTGCTGATGATATATCAAACCAATCAAAAGGAGGATCGGCAAACAGCCCTTTGTCGGTTCTTACGGCCAACCCAACACTTTGGGCACCGGTGGGCTGCACTACACATTGCCAGTTGCCTTTAATATCAGCCTGATCAAAAAAGAGTTGAAGTTCAGAACTTTGATTTGGACCTTCTACAAGAACCCAGATATCGGAATCAATGTCGTTAATAACACCGGTTAAATCCCGGATTCTGTGACCGATAATTTCTTTGGTCATGTAACCCTTCTCATAATAGGATTTAAATTCCGGTGGATTCCCCGTAAATAATTCATTAAACCATTCAGCATTCCATAGAGCAAATTTTATTTCAGCCATTTTTTTGTTTTTTTGGTTTATTTGAAAAGAAAGCCATTTGTGTTTTGTTTATTTTTCTGATAAACAAGAATAATGAGAGCTGTGTCATTGTTTTAAAATAAAATGATATCCTATTTAAATTACAACAAATAATTGGGGAATCAATTTATTAAGAGCAAAAATTTTGAAGCAGAAATTGAAAGTTTCTCTTCAATAAAAGAGTTTCCCGGCGGTGTGACTATTTTTAAAATTGATGGTATAGTTCTTTTCGTTACCATAGATTTTATAAAATTTGAAACCGGCATTCCGGCACAAGGCTTTTACATCGTTGCTTTTTAGTTTGTCGGGATCACCTGCCAATTCTGAAATCGACAAAATTTCCGGATGTAAGTTTCTTTGTTCTCAACCTCACCAATTACGGTCACCATAAAAATTCGGTTAAAGGAATTGTCGCTAAAAGCAAACTTATTTCCATTACATAGATAGTACTCCGTATTTTTAATTCCCTTTTTATCAAGGCGCTTTTGGGCGAGGGCGAGCATTTCCTTTTGAATATCAGCCAGCACCAATTTCCCGTGTTGAAGAAATCCTGCCACCTTTAAACTAAAATAACCGGGACCGGGGCCTACTTCCAGTACCGACGAGTCTGCTTTTAACTCAAGTCTCCTTATTAGCTGACCAGGTGAGAGAAAAATGTTTCGTAACGGGATAAGAAGTGTAAATGCCATTTGATAGGGAAATATACCTTTGGAAGTAAATCGCTTTGTGACTCCGGTTGAGCTGTTTTTGATCATTTTTAGGATGTTTAACTTTTTATCGCAAAAAAGTAAATCCAAAGTATAAATAAAATTTGTAACGGAATTCTAAACCACAAATAAATGGGGCCGTTTCCCTGAAATGTTCCTTTCTGGTAGTCGATATGATTAATGGCTGCGTACACATTCGCCGGCAGAATAAGCAGGAAAAAAGCGATAAGCAACCATCCTGTCAATACTCTGAATGCAGGGAGAAAAAGTCCGAAAGCGGCGACAATCTCGATAACTCCTGTCAGGTAAACCAGTTCCGTTTTGAATGGAATAAATGAAGGAAGCATCATCGACATCCCTTTTGTAAAAACAAAATGCCCCATTGCCGTAAAAACAAGCATTGCAGACATCGCAATTCGGCCCGGAAGAGCAAATTCAAAATTTCCACGGAATACCTTTGTTCCCAAAACCGATATAATAAATACACTAAGCAGCACAACAAATGGTTTCATAGCTAAAAGTCTTTGTTTGCAAAGTTGCACTGAATTGATAAGTAAAACAATGAACCAGGGTTAAGAAATTCTCTTTCGTATTCTGCTTAAAGCCTGCGGAGTGATTCCAATATATGATGCAATGTATTTTAACGGAATTTGTTTGATAAGTTCGGGGTGGGAAGAAAAGAGGTCGAGGTAACGTTCTTCGGCCGTTCTGTTTAGCAAAGAGATTTCGCGGTTTGATTTTATCAGAAAAAGCCTTTCTGCATTCCGTCTGCCCAATTCGTTTCCCATGCTGGTGGTTTCATAAACTTTCTGCAAATCCTGATAGTGTATCCTGTACAAGGTGGTTTGTGTAATGGTTTCAACCTGGTAAGGACACGGTTGTTGGCTTAAAAAGGAATCATAAGCACTTACAAAATCATTTTGGAATACGAATCCAAAAGTCAGGTCACTGCTTGTTTCCGAAATATAAAATCGTACGACTCTGTTTTCAACAAAAGACAAATACTTTTCTACGTCGCTCTGTTTTAAAATGATACCTTTTTTTGTAAAGGTCTTTTTGATTAGCTTGGAACTAAAAAACTCCCAGTCATGGCCTGTCATTTCAACAAAATTCTGCAGGTATTTTCTTATTTGGTTCATAAGCTCACTTTTATTTGTGCATTTGAAATGAAAAGTACTGCAACAGTATCATCTGTTTTTGGCATAAAAGGTTGCTAAGCTACTGTAAAACCTGGTTATTATATTTTTATAATCCCGTTTCTGTATAAATTCAAAGCCTGGTTTAAAATGGTTTCAATTGTATTCAGGGGGAGGTCTTTGTTTGGATTTACCCTGAAAATTTTCATTCTTGATCGATTTCCGGTTTCCAGCCGAGGGTGATTGAGATGTTTTCCTTCTACCATAAGCATATAAGGTTCATGTGTTTTTTTGTCTGTCCAGAGGTAACAGAACATTTTTTTTCTGTAACAAAAACACGGCATGCCATATTTTTTTGTTTCGGTTACATTGTTATCCTGTTGGAGAATGATATTCCGCAAAGCCAGCAAACAACTTCGGTTTGGCTCTTCACTACTTAAATAAAAATTGTCTAATGCTTTCATTATGGTTTTCAAGTTACTCTAAATCATCTTAAAAATCAATGAAAGGTTTTGTTTGGTTTTTGTTTCCGGAAAGGATGAAACAAATTTTCTGCAGGAGTTGAATTCTTTTTTTGTGTTTTAGATTGGCTATAAGAAAGAAAACCCCGGTTCAAAAACCGGGGCCTTCATCTAGTTTATAGTAAAATGGATTAGAAAATGGTCTATTCTTCTTCCTGCTCAGCTTCGTAAGCTTTTAACAGTTCATCCTGAACATCAGCAGGAACTTTTTCGTACCCGTCGAAACTGATGTCAAATACTCCTCGTCCTCCGGTAATTGAACTTAACGAAGTGGTGTATTTATTCATCTCTTTTAACGGAACTTTTGCGGTAATTTTTTCCATTCCTTTTTCAGAGCCCATTCCCATAATCATGGCACGGCGTCCCTGCAGGTCACTCATTACATCCCCCATTCTGTCTGAAGGAACCCATACATTCAAATCGTAAATTGGCTCCAGGATTTTAGGCCCGGCGTTTTTAAAAGCCATACTAAATGCATTACGACCGGCAAGTTTAAACGAAATCTCGTTTGAGTCTACCGGGTGCATTTTACCATCGTAAACATATACACGGATATCGCGGGCATAGGAACCGGTAAGCGGGCCTTCTTCCATTTTTTCCATAATCCCTTTCAGGATGGCCGGCATAAAACGGGCATCGATTGAACCACCAACAATACAGTTACAGTAAATCAATTTACCACCCCATGAAAGTTTGTGCTCTTCAACGGCACGAACGGAGAGTTTCTGTTCTTTGTCGCCAAATTTGAACATTGATTTTGGTTCGCTACCATCTTCATAGGGTTCAATAACCAGGTGGACTTCCCCAAACTGCCCTGCACCACCCGATTGTTTTTTATGGCGGTAGTCAGCCTGAGCCGCTTTGGTAATGGTTTCGCGGTATGGAATTTTGGGTTGAAGATAATTTACTTCAATCTTATGTACATTGTCAAAATA
This genomic interval carries:
- a CDS encoding LamG domain-containing protein, which translates into the protein MIDNIKSTKGFTALWQFDEKPGRAKKAVGKGKFPLKEKNGKIRRVNEGPVSGYAIELDGNHFLSLSHSKTKALNIYGKNRGVTVIAWVKWTGEQTGFVGGMWNEYAEGGKRQYGLFVSLPYYNGGDQVCGHISKSGKPTPPFPYSIDYSASAQKIPVNEWSCIAFTYDGEYIKSYLNGEYTTREPELIDHTKGFEGYPEGLIQSKNPYYFPDGMGNNGSDFTVGSVLLKKGMGNFYKGLIGGLAVFDRALTSAEIKKLLQ
- a CDS encoding endonuclease/exonuclease/phosphatase family protein, with the translated sequence MAEIKFALWNAEWFNELFTGNPPEFKSYYEKGYMTKEIIGHRIRDLTGVINDIDSDIWVLVEGPNQSSELQLFFDQADIKGNWQCVVQPTGAQSVGLAVRTDKGLFADPPFDWFDISSAAEAETLKKATNEFTMDTDGDGIEEVHKFERKPLYASINLSDGKKFRIIGLHLKSKGIFDALEWSKWWAKADGNRKKIVAQCHQLRTNFLNDYLSNDNTKNIPLIVCGDINDGPGFDASEMKINASGIERLMGSIWQPELCLGNAIFDTLDDKKKNDLDFSSLYTVSFADPIFNYSYINSWIDHILYSRINHWVSGAKINFNTNSGNPIYKDFPTASDHKPVTCTIHTDAF
- a CDS encoding class I SAM-dependent methyltransferase, with the protein product MIKNSSTGVTKRFTSKGIFPYQMAFTLLIPLRNIFLSPGQLIRRLELKADSSVLEVGPGPGYFSLKVAGFLQHGKLVLADIQKEMLALAQKRLDKKGIKNTEYYLCNGNKFAFSDNSFNRIFMVTVIGEVENKETYIRKFCRFQNWQVIPTN
- a CDS encoding DoxX family protein codes for the protein MKPFVVLLSVFIISVLGTKVFRGNFEFALPGRIAMSAMLVFTAMGHFVFTKGMSMMLPSFIPFKTELVYLTGVIEIVAAFGLFLPAFRVLTGWLLIAFFLLILPANVYAAINHIDYQKGTFQGNGPIYLWFRIPLQILFILWIYFFAIKS
- a CDS encoding Crp/Fnr family transcriptional regulator: MNQIRKYLQNFVEMTGHDWEFFSSKLIKKTFTKKGIILKQSDVEKYLSFVENRVVRFYISETSSDLTFGFVFQNDFVSAYDSFLSQQPCPYQVETITQTTLYRIHYQDLQKVYETTSMGNELGRRNAERLFLIKSNREISLLNRTAEERYLDLFSSHPELIKQIPLKYIASYIGITPQALSRIRKRIS
- a CDS encoding DUF1801 domain-containing protein, producing MKALDNFYLSSEEPNRSCLLALRNIILQQDNNVTETKKYGMPCFCYRKKMFCYLWTDKKTHEPYMLMVEGKHLNHPRLETGNRSRMKIFRVNPNKDLPLNTIETILNQALNLYRNGIIKI